In one Vanacampus margaritifer isolate UIUO_Vmar chromosome 11, RoL_Vmar_1.0, whole genome shotgun sequence genomic region, the following are encoded:
- the pdia5 gene encoding protein disulfide-isomerase A5 produces MASRNRYGSRVRPGKMLGLLLLVLLTSVLDAVKVSPLIEKVSDHKDLKKLLRTRTNVLVLYTQTATSSDAYLKLLSDVAQTVKGQGTIAWVNCGDSEGRKLCKKVKVDPSSKSSAAELLHYKDGTFHTEYNRPATFKSMVAFLKDPSGPPLWEENPEAKDIVHVETEKDFRKLLKKEERPLLMMFYAPWCGVCKRMQPIFQQAATETKGRYVLAGMNVHSSEFDGLKQEFNVKGYPTFCYFEKGKFLYHYENYGATAKDIAEWLKNPQPVQPKTPELSWSETDSSVFHLTDESFDAFMEEHPTVMVMFYAPWCGHCKKIKPDYEEAAQILNKDPKSPGVLAAVDATIHKAVGDRFKISGFPTLKYFENGQEMYTLPHIRTKDKIIDFMHNPQAPPPPEQSWEDKPSSILHLGSEDFREALKKKKHSLVMFYAPWCPHCKNAVPHFTTAAELFKEDRKIAYAAVDCTKGQNHDLCKQEGVEGYPTFNHYNYAKFVDKYHGDRGEAGFIGFMRSLRGRDQEKVLKRKEDL; encoded by the exons ATGGCCTCTCGGAACCGCTACGGGAGTCGGGTGAGACCGGGGAAAATGCTCGGCTTGCTGCTCCTG GTGTTGCTAACATCGGTGCTGGATGCAGTCAAGGTTTCGCCCCTTATAGAGAAGGTCAGCGACCACAAAGACTTGAAGAAATTGCTCAGGACAAGGACCAACGTTCTGGTGCTCTACACTCAGACAG CTACATCCAGCGACGCTTACCTGAAGCTGCTGTCTGACGTGGCCCAGACAGTCAAGGGCCAAGGCACCATCGCCTGGGTCAACTGTGG AGACTCGGAGGGCCGTAAGCTGTGCAAGAAAGTCAAAGTTGACCCCAGCTCCAAAAGCAGCGCTGCCGAGCTGCTGCATTACAA AGATGGTACCTTCCACACGGAGTACAACAGGCCTGCCACCTTCAAG TCCATGGTGGCGTTCCTAAAGGACCCCTCAGGGCCTCCACTGTGGGAGGAAAACCCAGAAGCCAAAGATATCGTCCACGTAGAAACAGAAAAA GACTTTCGGAAGCTGTTGAAGAAAGAGGAGAGGCCGCTTCTCATGATGTTCTATGCGCCCT GGTGTGGCGTGTGTAAAAGGATGCAGCCCATCTTTCAGCAAGCTGCCACAGAAACAAAGGGCCGATAC gttcTGGCTGGCATGAACGTGCACTCGTCCGAATTTGACGGCCTCAAGCAGGAATTCAACGTTAAAGGCTACCCGACCTTCTGCTACTTCGA GAAGGGCAAGTTCCTCTACCATTATGAGAACTATGGTGCCACAGCCAAGGACATCGCAGAATGGCTGAAGAA ccctcAGCCAGTACAGCCAAAGACTCCTGAGTTGTCCTGGTCTGAGACAGATTCCTCCGTCTTCCACCTGACGGACGAATCCTTCGATGCCTTCATGGAGGAACATCCTACTGTCATGGTCATGTTCTACGCCCCCT GGTGTGGCCACTGCAAAAAGATTAAACCAGACTATGAAGAAGCTGCCCAAATACTCAACAAAGATCCAAAG AGTCCAGGCGTGTTGGCGGCGGTGGACGCCACCATCCACAAGGCTGTGGGGGATCGCTTCAAAATTTCCGGCTTTCCCACCCTGAAGTACTTTGAGAATGGCCAGGAGATGTACACCCTGCCGCACATACGCACCAAAGACAAGATCATTGACTTTATGCACAA TCCTCAGGCCCCGCCGCCACCGGAGCAGTCCTGGGAGGACAAGCCCTCCAGCATCCTCCATCTTGGCTCGGAGGACTTCCGAGAGgccctgaagaagaagaaacacagTCTGGTCATGTTCTACGCTCCAT GGTGTCCGCACTGTAAAAACGCCGTCCCTCATTTCACGACTGCAGCGGAACTCTTCAAAGAAGACCGCAAG ATCGCGTATGCCGCGGTGGACTGCACGAAGGGACAAAACCACGACCTGTGCAAGCAAGAGGGCGTGGAAGGGTACCCAACCTTCAACCACTACAACTACGCCAAGTTTGTGGACAAGTACCATGGAGATCGTGGG GAAGCGGGCTTCATCGGCTTCATGCGCAGCCTGCGAGGCCGTGATCAGGAAAAAGTCCTGAAGAGGAAGGAGGATCTCTAA